Genomic segment of Syngnathus acus chromosome 10, fSynAcu1.2, whole genome shotgun sequence:
GATTGAGAATCCAATTCGCATGTTTAACATTGAAGTGGAAATCACGGACATTAATGATAACGCTCCTCATTTTCGACGAGGTACCATGCATTTGGACATTTCCGAGTCAAGCCCGGTTGGAGAGAGATTCTCCTTAAATAATGCAGTGGATCCAGATGTTGGAGACAATTCTGTGCAAAACTATCGCCTGAGCGCCagccaacattttaacatcgaAATTCAGATGGGGAGAGATGGCACCAAGTTTGCAGATTTGATTCTCACTAAGGTGCTGGACAGAGAGCAGCAGGCTGTTCATCATCTCATCCTCACTGCTGTGGACGGAGGACTTCCGGCCCGCACGGGCACAGCCAGTATCATTGTTCGAGTCCTGGATGTCAATGACAACGCCCCATCTtttgacaaagacaaatatttgGTAGATGTGATGGAGAACTCCCCTATTGGTAGCCTGGTGATTCAATTAAATGCCACCGATTTAGATGAAGGCTCTAATTCTGACGTCTTTTATTCGTATAGTTTATACACGTCAGAAAGAACACAGAATGTGTTTAGTTTAAATCATGAAAATGGTGAAATCAGAGTGAAGGAGATGATTAATTATGAAGATTTGAAATCTTATGAAATGGAAGTCATTGCTAGTGATAAGGGGCTAAACCCCTTGTCTGGCCAGTGTAAAGTGGATATACAGGTGATAGATATGAATGACAACCACCCTGAAATTTCTATCAAATCCTTTCAAAGCCCAGTTAAAGAAAACATAGCTGTCGACACAGTGATAGCAGTGGTCAGCGTGAGTGATAAGGACTCAGGAAATAACGGAGTGGTGGACTTTCACATTCCTCAAAATATGCCTTTCAAACTGAGGGAGTCTCCGGATAACTATTATAAGTTAGTGGTTTCCGAGCCATTGGACCGCGAGAAAGTTCCGGAATATGAAATCACCTTCACTGTCACCGACTGGGGCTCCCCTCCTTTAAGTGACAATGAAACTATGACTTTGCAGCTGCTGGATGTCAATGACAATGTCCCACACTTTCCTCAGTCCTTTTACACCATCCGCGTGATGGAGAATAACGCTCCAGGCGCCTTGCTCAGTTCCCTTAGCGCGTTTGACCCTGACCTCCACGAGAACCAGTACCTGGTTTACTTCATCCTGGAGAAGGAGATCGCCAACACCTCCATGTCCATGCTGTTCTCCATCAGCCCGGAGAACGGCAACCTTTACGCTCTCAAGACTTTTGACTATGAGATGGAGAAGGAGTTCCTCTTCCACATCGAGGCCCGAGACTCGGGCTCTCCTCCGCTCAGCAGCAATGTGACGGTCCACATCATCATTGTGGATCAAAACGACAACGCCCCAGTAATCGTCTCTCCGTGGCGAGCGCACGGCTCGGTGGTGGAGGAAAAGATCCCCAGATCCACCGACAAAGGTTCTCTGGTGGCCAAGGTGATTGCCTTGGACGTGGATTCCGTGCACAACTCTCGTGTCACCTACCAGTTCCTGCAGGTGACGGACGCCTCTTTGTTCAGTCTGGACCAGTACAACGGAGAGATTCGCACCATGAGGATGTTCAGCTACAAGGATTCGCGCCACCAGAGACTGGTTGTGGTCGCCAAGGACAACGGGGAGCCGGCTCTCTCGGCGACAGTCACCATCAAGCTGTCCACGGTGGAGACGGCCGTCAAGGCCTACTCGGATATGACCGAGGTGCCTCTGGAATATGACATTTTCTCCGACCTCAACCTGTATCTGGTCATCGGTCTGGGCTCGGTGTCCTTCCTGCTGCTCATCACCATCTTGGTCACCATCGTGCTCAAGTGTCAGAAGATCAAGCCCAGCAAAGCGGCTCCTCCCTGCAGGAACAGCGTGATCAGCGAGAGGAACTCCACCATTGCAGATTCCACTCTGGTGTCCAACGATGCCTACTGGTACAGTCTCTTCCTCGCTGAGaccagaaaaggaaagct
This window contains:
- the LOC119128690 gene encoding protocadherin alpha-C2-like, encoding MNTVWTVTHYSVPEEMEEGSVVANLASDLGLDVRTLSKRKMRIDVVANKKYLEINKDTGELFVQERIDRELLCPLKTTTSCFLKLDAAIENPIRMFNIEVEITDINDNAPHFRRGTMHLDISESSPVGERFSLNNAVDPDVGDNSVQNYRLSASQHFNIEIQMGRDGTKFADLILTKVLDREQQAVHHLILTAVDGGLPARTGTASIIVRVLDVNDNAPSFDKDKYLVDVMENSPIGSLVIQLNATDLDEGSNSDVFYSYSLYTSERTQNVFSLNHENGEIRVKEMINYEDLKSYEMEVIASDKGLNPLSGQCKVDIQVIDMNDNHPEISIKSFQSPVKENIAVDTVIAVVSVSDKDSGNNGVVDFHIPQNMPFKLRESPDNYYKLVVSEPLDREKVPEYEITFTVTDWGSPPLSDNETMTLQLLDVNDNVPHFPQSFYTIRVMENNAPGALLSSLSAFDPDLHENQYLVYFILEKEIANTSMSMLFSISPENGNLYALKTFDYEMEKEFLFHIEARDSGSPPLSSNVTVHIIIVDQNDNAPVIVSPWRAHGSVVEEKIPRSTDKGSLVAKVIALDVDSVHNSRVTYQFLQVTDASLFSLDQYNGEIRTMRMFSYKDSRHQRLVVVAKDNGEPALSATVTIKLSTVETAVKAYSDMTEVPLEYDIFSDLNLYLVIGLGSVSFLLLITILVTIVLKCQKIKPSKAAPPCRNSVISERNSTIADSTLVSNDAYWYSLFLAETRKGKLVVRQPMPKGSRYIVSSIPRSTGMSGTSDSAPSTLQYPK